The proteins below come from a single Metarhizium brunneum chromosome 1, complete sequence genomic window:
- the chit33_0 gene encoding Endochitinase 33, with product MTFPVQTWPSIASILALLPATLAGFNSGSGKNVAVYWGQNSYNQGSGPLAQQRLGYYCSNTDIDIIPVAFMNGISPPITNFANAGDNCTAFPSNSNLLSCPQIEADIKSCQATNGKTIILSLGGATYGQGGWSSVSAAQAAAQNVWDMFGPVPSGKAIDRPFGSAVVDGFDFDFEASANNLPAFGQKLRSLMDAAGGKKFYLTAAPQCVFPDAAVGAALNAVSFDFIMIQFYNNWCGVSNFQEGSTTQNAFNFDVWDNWAKTTSPNKNIKLLIGVPAAPGAGGGYTSGSKLKAAINWSQKYSNFGGAMMWDMSQLYSNSAFLGEIVSDISNGPTTTLPPGGTTTTTTTTATTTTTTTTSSTTSPAPTGTLVPQWGQCGGEGYTGPTQCQPPYKCVYGGQWWSSCQ from the exons ATGACGTTTCCCGTCCAGACGTGGCCGTCTATCGCCAGCATACTGGCCCTGTTGCCGGCAACCCTCGCTGGTTTCAACTCTGGATCGGGCAAGAATGTGGCCGTTTACTGGG GCCAAAATTCGTACAATCAAGGCAGTGGCCCGCTTGCCCAACAGCGCCTGGGTTATTACTGCTCCA ACACCGACATTGAC ATCATCCCCGTCGCCTTTATGAACGGCATCAGTCCCCCCATCACCAATTTCGCCAACGCTGGTGATAATTGCACCGCCTTTCCCAGCAATTCCAACCTCCTCAGCTGTCCCCAGATTGA AGCGGACATCAAGTCTTGCCAGGCGACCAATGGCAAAACCATCATTCTCTCTCTTGGCGGCGCGACCTATGGCCAAGGTGGATGGAGCAGCGTAAGCGCTGCCCAAGCAGCCGCTCAGAATGTTTGGGACATGTTTGGCCCCGTACCCTCGGGCAAAGCGATTGACAGGCCGTTTGGGTCCGCCGTTGTCGATGGCttcgactttgactttgaagCCAGCGCGAATAATTTACCCGCCTTTGGTCAGAAGCTTCGCAGTCTCATGGATGCAGCAGGCGGTAAAAAGTTCTACCTCACCGCCGCTCCCCAATGTGTCTTCCCGGATGCCGCTGTTGGTGCGGCCCTCAATGCCGTGTCGTTTGACTTCATCATGATTCAGTTTTATAACAACTGGTGCGGCGTGTCCAACTTCCAGGAAGGCTCAACCACTCAAAATGCATTCAATTTTGACGTTTGGGATAACtgggccaagacgacgagcCCCAACAAGAATATCAAGCTTCTCATTGGCGTCCCAGCTGCTCCCGGCGCAGGCGGCGGTTACACGAGCGGCTCTAAACTCAAGGCCGCCATCAACTGGTCTCAAAAGTATAGCAATTTTGGTGGTGCCATGATGTGGGATATGTCTCAACTATACTCTAACAGCGCGTTCCTTGGCGAAATCGTCTCCGACATATCCAACGGCCCTACTACTACTCTCCCTCCTGGCGGCaccactactactaccaccaccactgcaacaaccacaacaaccacaacaacGTCATCTACTACCAGTCCTGCTCCCACAGGAACTCTCGTACCTCAGTGGGGTCAGTGCGGTGGCGAAGGCTATACGGGACCTACGCAATGCCAGCCCCCTTACAAGTGCGTCTACGGCGGACAGTGGTGGTCTTCTTGCCAATAG